Genomic DNA from Rickettsiales bacterium:
GAAATTGAAGAAAGGGCTTTTTCTATTGAGGAATTATATCAAGCCGATGAAGCCTTTATGACAAGTGCAACCGCCTTTGTAACCGGAATTATTGAAGTTGATGGCAAACCTCTAGGCAACTCCCAAACTGGCGAAATTACTCAAAAATTATTTCAGAAATATATTTCAATAATCTAAATTTCCGCAATTAATGTTGCTTTTTTGTAAAGATTGAATATTTTTACTTTCCGTAATTTTAGAAAATATATTAAAATCAAATATTTATGTTTAATCAACTTCTAGGCTTTTTCTCTAATGATATAGCAATTGACTTGGGAACGGCAAATACACTTGTATATGTTAAGGGCAAAGGAATTATGTTGAATGAGCCTTCAGTGGTAGCTTTGCTTAATAAAGATGGTAAAAAACTTCCATATGCTTTTGGCTTACAAGCTAAAATGATGTTGGGCAGAACGCCTGCTAATATTGAGGCAATCCGCCCACTTAGAGATGGTGTAATCGCTGATTTCAAAGGTGCTGAAGAAATGATAAAGCATTTTATTCGCACCGTTCATAAAGGTAGAAATATTGCTGGGCCTTTAATTGTAATTTGCGTTCCTTCAAGCTCAACTGCGGTTGAAAGAAGGGCGATTCAAGATGCGGCAATGTCTGCAGGTGCAAGAGATGTATACTTAATTGAAGAGCCAATGGCGTCAGCAATTGGTGCTGGCCTTCCGGTTAATGAGCCTAAAGGCTCAATGGTGGTTGATATTGGTGGTGGCACAACTGAGGTTGCGGTTATTTCCCTTGGTGGCATAGTTTATGCAGAATCCACAAGGGTTGGTGGTGATGTTATGGATAGTGCAATTGTGAACTACATAAGAAAACATCATAATTTATTAATTGGTGAGTCAACTGCAGAAGAAATTAAAAAGAAAATCGGTTCTGCAATTGTTTCTCAACACGGCGATGGTGAAAAAGCAGTTATTAAAGGTAGAGATTTAGCAAATGGCGTTCCAAAAGAAATTGAGTTAACTCAAAGACAAATTGCTGAGGCATTAACTGAGCCAGTAAATGCTATAGTTGATGCTGTTCATAAAGCCTTAGAAAAAACCCCACCTGAGCTTTCTTCTGATATTGTTGATAGAGGAATTATTGTTACAGGTGGTGGTGCATTACTTAAAGATATTGATGTAATTCTGAGGGAATCAACTGATTTACCAGTATTTATTGCAGAAAACCCTTTGCACTGCGTTGCAATTGGAACAGGCACTGCGCTTGAAGATAGAAAGAACTTCAAAGCGGTTTTATTCAAGCAAGAGTGATATTAGTCTTTGGTTTTAAGTCTTTAGCTTTACAGATTCCAATTAAATAAAACTAACCGAATCTTCCAGTGATGTAATCTTGAGTTTGTTTGATTTTTGGATTAGTGAAAATTTGACCTGTCTCTCCAAATTCAATGATTTTTCCTAAGTGGAAAAATGCTGTGTAATCAGAAACTCTAGCAGCTTGTTGCATTGAGTGTGTAACAATAACTATCGTAAAATTCTTTTTAAGGTCATCAATTAAATCTTCAATAACCGCAGTTGCGATTGGGTCTAAGGCACTGCAAGGCTCATCCATTAAAATAACTTCTGGGTTCACTGCTATCGCACGAGCAATACAAAGCCTTTGTTGTTGACCACCAGAAAGGGAAGTTCCGGGTTCGTGAAGCCTGTCTTTAACTTCCTTCCAAAGTCCAGCTTTTGTTAGAGAGGTTTCAACGATGTTATCAAACTGCTTTTTGTTTTTTGCAAGCCCATGAATTTTTGGGCCATAAGTAACATTATCATAAATTGATTTAGGGAAAGGATTTGGCTTTTGAAAAACCATTCCAACCTTTTCTCTAAGCAGAACTACATCAACTTTTGGATCATAAATATCATAACCATCAAGTTTTATTTCACCTTTAACAGAGCAGTTTTCAATGGTGTCATTCATGCGATTTAGGCAACGCATAAAGGTTGATTTTCCGCAACCAGAAGGGCCGATTAGGGCAGTAACTTTATTTTCTGCAATGTCTAAATTTACAGAGTGAATTGCTTGCTTTGAGCCATAGAATACATCAACATTCTTTGCGACAATTCTAGGTTTTTCAATATTTACATTTACAGACATAATTTTTATAAAGTTTTTATTAGGCACTGTTAACAAAGGTTTATAAAATTTGTTATGAGTCAAAAATTGCTATATACAAGGAAGAAAGTGCGTCGTATACTTTTTGATATACGCAAACTTTCTAACGCGGTAGATAGCAATTTTTGCCATAACCTGAAAGGCTACTATTAATTTTGGCATATAACTTCAAAAAATTCTTCGGAAATATGAATAACTATTCCCTTGAATTTCTTTTGTTCTCTGCCAAAATTAATAAAGTAGCAAATTCATAAACCTTTGCTAACAGTGCCTACCACTTCACTTCATATTTCTTGCGTAAGAATATGGCTAGTGCATTAGATAAAATCAAGAAAATTAGTAAGATTATAATTGCACCTGAGGTTTTTTCAACGAACCCTGCCTCAGGTAAGTCAGACCAGATAAAAACCTGCACTGGCAGTGCAGTTGCTGGGTCTAAAAAATTTTGTGGAATATCACGCACAAAAGCAACCATACCAATCATCAGTAAAGGTGCGGTTTCACCTAAAGCCCTAGCCATTGAAAGAATTGAGCCTGTCATAATGCCCGGCATTGCAAGCGGTAAAACATGATGAAAAACTACCTGCATTTTTGATGCACCCAACCCACGAGCTGCATCTCTAACCGAAGGCGGTACTGACGCGAGGGCGTTTCTAGTGGTAACAATAATTACTGGAAGCACAAGGAGTGCAAGCGTAAAGCCCCCAACAAGAGAGGCAGAGCGAGGTAAGCCAAAGAAGTTTAGGAATATCGCAAGCCCAAGCAAACCATAAACAATAGAAGGAATTGCCGCTAGATTATTAACCGAAACCTCAATAATGCTTGTGAATTTATTTTTTGGAGCGAATTCTTCTAGATAAGTTGCAGAGGCTACACCAAGAGGGAGTGCAATTAGCATACAAACAATTATTACAAAAATTGAACCAACCATACTGCCCATAATACCTGCCATTTCTGGTTCTCTGGAATCACCTAAGCGTAGGAAATCAGTGTTAAAAAACTTCCCAATTCTACCCTCTTCACGAAGTTTTTTGACATAAGATTTTTCAATCTCAGAAATTTTGCCTCCTTCTTCACCGGAAATAACTCCTTTAACGAACATATCAATATTTGAGCTTGCTGGAACCCAAACCTCAAATGGTTTAATTTTGAAATTACCTTTTAATCTCTTGAAATCACGAGTGATTTGCTTTTGTGCTTGAATAAAAGAATTTCTAGAAACAAGTGAATAGAGCTGAATTACTTGCAATCTTGATTTTGCATCAGGGAATTGCTTTTTTAGAGAATCAAAAACTATTTGCCTATAATTTATAGCGTTAAGAATTTTATTATCTTTTCTCGCTTCTTTAATATCAACATATTCTGAAATATTAACACTAACCCTAATTTTAGTTTGAATGAAGGAAGTATAACCCTTGGAAAATATAGTTAAAACAAGGTAAGCTAAAAAGATAACGGAAATTGCAATAGATGCAA
This window encodes:
- the pstA gene encoding phosphate ABC transporter permease PstA, translated to MTDNKNSNPFVISKTSFFHRRLRKRNNSEKLFKFLGFASIAISVIFLAYLVLTIFSKGYTSFIQTKIRVSVNISEYVDIKEARKDNKILNAINYRQIVFDSLKKQFPDAKSRLQVIQLYSLVSRNSFIQAQKQITRDFKRLKGNFKIKPFEVWVPASSNIDMFVKGVISGEEGGKISEIEKSYVKKLREEGRIGKFFNTDFLRLGDSREPEMAGIMGSMVGSIFVIIVCMLIALPLGVASATYLEEFAPKNKFTSIIEVSVNNLAAIPSIVYGLLGLAIFLNFFGLPRSASLVGGFTLALLVLPVIIVTTRNALASVPPSVRDAARGLGASKMQVVFHHVLPLAMPGIMTGSILSMARALGETAPLLMIGMVAFVRDIPQNFLDPATALPVQVFIWSDLPEAGFVEKTSGAIIILLIFLILSNALAIFLRKKYEVKW
- the pstB gene encoding phosphate ABC transporter ATP-binding protein PstB, producing the protein MSVNVNIEKPRIVAKNVDVFYGSKQAIHSVNLDIAENKVTALIGPSGCGKSTFMRCLNRMNDTIENCSVKGEIKLDGYDIYDPKVDVVLLREKVGMVFQKPNPFPKSIYDNVTYGPKIHGLAKNKKQFDNIVETSLTKAGLWKEVKDRLHEPGTSLSGGQQQRLCIARAIAVNPEVILMDEPCSALDPIATAVIEDLIDDLKKNFTIVIVTHSMQQAARVSDYTAFFHLGKIIEFGETGQIFTNPKIKQTQDYITGRFG
- a CDS encoding rod shape-determining protein gives rise to the protein MFNQLLGFFSNDIAIDLGTANTLVYVKGKGIMLNEPSVVALLNKDGKKLPYAFGLQAKMMLGRTPANIEAIRPLRDGVIADFKGAEEMIKHFIRTVHKGRNIAGPLIVICVPSSSTAVERRAIQDAAMSAGARDVYLIEEPMASAIGAGLPVNEPKGSMVVDIGGGTTEVAVISLGGIVYAESTRVGGDVMDSAIVNYIRKHHNLLIGESTAEEIKKKIGSAIVSQHGDGEKAVIKGRDLANGVPKEIELTQRQIAEALTEPVNAIVDAVHKALEKTPPELSSDIVDRGIIVTGGGALLKDIDVILRESTDLPVFIAENPLHCVAIGTGTALEDRKNFKAVLFKQE